A window from Polynucleobacter sp. MWH-UH25E encodes these proteins:
- the pdxA gene encoding 4-hydroxythreonine-4-phosphate dehydrogenase PdxA — translation MQQLAPLVKLVITTGEPAGVGPEVSIAAAKQFLLEQANASITLLGDKELLREAMQGLASERLQVEAIPLVASSTPGKLSAQNGPYVIHLLDRAIDGCIAGQFDAMVTAPIQKSVINQTGLTFTGHTEYLAQRCDVKHVVMMLSANLAKGFLRLSSSRDLRVALVTTHLPLQKVSASLSQDLILETIQIVQQDLQLKMGIAKPIIRVSGLNPHAGESGYLGREEIKMISPAIETAKKMGICVSGPYPGDTMFDPKALEQVDAFIAMYHDQGLAPFKFVTFGGGVNITLGLPIIRTSVDHGTALDIAGKGVADPGSMLEAIRAAYQMALTKKQLVS, via the coding sequence ATGCAGCAACTGGCACCCCTCGTTAAGCTCGTTATTACCACCGGTGAACCTGCTGGTGTTGGCCCTGAGGTATCGATAGCGGCTGCCAAGCAGTTTCTGCTTGAGCAAGCAAATGCGAGCATTACTTTATTGGGTGATAAGGAGCTTTTAAGGGAGGCCATGCAAGGTCTTGCTTCTGAGCGCCTTCAAGTTGAAGCTATTCCACTTGTTGCCTCCTCCACTCCTGGCAAATTAAGCGCTCAAAATGGCCCATATGTGATTCATCTCTTAGATAGGGCTATTGATGGTTGCATAGCGGGGCAGTTTGATGCGATGGTTACAGCACCTATTCAAAAGAGTGTTATTAATCAAACTGGACTTACTTTTACTGGACATACCGAATATCTCGCGCAACGTTGCGATGTGAAGCATGTGGTGATGATGCTGAGTGCAAATCTGGCAAAAGGATTTTTGAGGCTATCTTCTTCAAGAGATCTGAGGGTGGCCTTGGTTACAACCCATTTGCCATTGCAAAAAGTTTCCGCCTCCTTAAGTCAAGATCTGATTTTGGAAACCATCCAAATTGTGCAACAAGATCTTCAATTAAAAATGGGTATCGCCAAACCGATTATTCGCGTGTCAGGCCTAAATCCTCACGCTGGCGAATCTGGGTATTTGGGCCGAGAGGAGATTAAGATGATTTCCCCCGCAATTGAAACCGCTAAAAAAATGGGCATATGTGTATCCGGACCTTATCCTGGGGATACGATGTTTGATCCAAAGGCTTTAGAACAGGTAGATGCTTTCATAGCCATGTATCACGATCAAGGTTTGGCCCCATTTAAGTTTGTCACTTTTGGTGGTGGCGTTAACATTACTTTGGGCTTGCCCATTATCCGCACTTCCGTGGATCATGGAACCGCCCTAGATATTGCTGGTAAGGGTGTCGCTGACCCAGGATCAATGTTAGAAGCTATTCGTGCGGCGTATCAGATGGCACTTACAAAAAAGCAGTTGGTTAGCTAA
- the murU gene encoding N-acetylmuramate alpha-1-phosphate uridylyltransferase MurU has product MNQRTSLPCFLLAAGRGERMRPLTDNLPKPLLTIQNKSLLAWHLEALANAGVKKVVINHAWLGHKIEESLGTGNQFGLQIQYSPEETALETAGGIVKALPLLQADDYFLVINGDVFCPNLPIHQILEEVSGIKNQSTPVLAHLLMVPNPIQHPNGDFYLQGNRVSTQERSDSEKLTFSGIGIYHKDLFQNLDIGSPVKLAPLLRAAMEQNKVSGEKYLGPWHDVGTPQRLQELNAAYE; this is encoded by the coding sequence ATGAATCAACGCACCTCTCTTCCATGCTTTTTGCTTGCTGCTGGCAGAGGAGAGCGTATGCGCCCTCTCACTGATAATTTGCCAAAACCTTTACTCACTATTCAAAATAAATCCTTGCTTGCATGGCACCTAGAAGCACTAGCAAATGCAGGAGTCAAAAAGGTAGTGATTAATCATGCATGGCTTGGTCACAAGATTGAGGAATCTTTAGGCACCGGAAATCAATTTGGCCTTCAAATCCAATACTCGCCAGAAGAAACCGCGCTTGAAACTGCCGGAGGAATAGTAAAGGCGCTACCTTTACTACAAGCAGATGATTACTTTTTGGTCATTAATGGCGATGTGTTTTGCCCAAATCTACCAATACATCAAATTCTGGAAGAAGTTTCTGGAATAAAAAATCAGTCAACTCCTGTATTGGCACATCTGTTAATGGTGCCAAACCCAATTCAGCATCCAAACGGTGATTTTTATCTTCAAGGTAATCGAGTTAGCACCCAGGAAAGAAGCGACTCGGAGAAGCTAACCTTTTCTGGAATCGGCATCTATCACAAAGATCTTTTCCAAAATCTGGATATAGGAAGTCCGGTCAAATTGGCGCCCCTCTTACGGGCGGCAATGGAACAAAATAAAGTGTCTGGTGAAAAATATCTTGGTCCGTGGCACGATGTAGGTACGCCACAACGCTTACAAGAGCTCAATGCCGCATATGAATAA
- a CDS encoding FAD-dependent monooxygenase, with amino-acid sequence MNTQSCDIVIQGGGPVGLACAAWILQKLPDAKLTLVDRNPNNDADLKVGDSRGIALSHGSKLLLETISAWPKDYAEIHRVHVSQAGRFGRALMTREELNQSALGHIVRYHDIHLALRQVLRIIQEKSPHFQWLHVNDEIFNTSQAKCIVHAEGGLFKTQDWVESGRDYGQSALVGLVEVEKAAPHQAWERFTAEGPLAILPSHYGPNILNLVWCGSPESSQYRLQLSDADFLASLQTEFGSRIGKFLKVQNRRLYELGLNYRKEIIKGTEVWIGNAAQTLHPVAGQGLNLGLRDSFLLAEKLSRVFAGSTDEQSPTQIHSALEEYAQSRKADRTATIGLTDFMARIFTSNLAPIVFARGLALSALQWLPPVKTALARQMMFGRR; translated from the coding sequence ATGAATACCCAGTCTTGCGATATTGTGATTCAAGGTGGTGGCCCTGTTGGGCTTGCTTGTGCTGCCTGGATATTGCAAAAACTTCCAGATGCAAAACTTACTTTAGTAGATAGAAATCCCAATAATGATGCTGATTTAAAAGTGGGAGATAGTCGCGGCATTGCGCTATCTCATGGAAGCAAGTTATTGCTCGAAACGATCAGTGCTTGGCCTAAAGATTACGCCGAAATTCATCGAGTGCATGTCTCACAAGCGGGTCGCTTTGGTAGAGCATTAATGACTCGGGAGGAGCTTAATCAAAGTGCGCTTGGACATATCGTTCGCTATCACGATATTCATCTTGCATTACGTCAAGTTTTGAGAATCATTCAAGAAAAAAGTCCTCATTTCCAATGGCTGCATGTAAATGATGAAATATTCAATACCAGCCAAGCCAAATGCATCGTGCATGCCGAGGGTGGTTTGTTTAAGACACAAGATTGGGTGGAGTCTGGAAGAGACTATGGACAATCAGCCCTTGTGGGTTTAGTTGAAGTAGAAAAGGCAGCGCCTCACCAAGCTTGGGAACGCTTTACCGCTGAAGGTCCACTAGCCATTCTGCCAAGTCATTACGGCCCCAACATACTGAATCTCGTATGGTGCGGCTCTCCAGAATCTTCACAATATCGCCTGCAGCTGAGTGACGCTGATTTTCTAGCTTCATTGCAAACTGAATTTGGCTCTCGCATCGGTAAGTTTTTGAAAGTGCAAAATCGTCGCTTATATGAACTTGGTTTGAACTATCGCAAAGAAATTATTAAAGGCACTGAAGTTTGGATTGGTAATGCTGCGCAAACTCTACACCCTGTTGCAGGCCAGGGGCTTAATCTTGGATTAAGAGATTCTTTTTTACTTGCGGAAAAATTAAGTCGTGTTTTCGCAGGCTCCACTGATGAACAAAGTCCTACGCAAATTCACAGCGCGCTAGAAGAATATGCGCAAAGCCGAAAGGCGGATAGAACAGCAACTATTGGCCTGACGGACTTCATGGCCAGGATTTTCACTTCAAATTTAGCGCCAATTGTCTTTGCGCGCGGATTGGCTTTATCGGCGCTTCAGTGGCTTCCACCAGTCAAGACAGCCTTAGCTCGCCAAATGATGTTTGGTAGGCGCTAA
- the dusB gene encoding tRNA dihydrouridine synthase DusB — protein MKIGSHTLANRLFVAPMAGVTDRPFRQLCKTLGAGYAVSEMVASNALLWKSEKTQRRANHQGEFKPIAVQIAGADPVMMAAAAKVNVDHGAQIIDINMGCPAKKVCNVAAGSALLRDEPLVKTILEAVVNAVGVGPDAVPVTLKIRTGWDRENKNALEIARIAEQSGISMLTVHGRTRADLYHGEAEYDTIQAVKNSVNIPVVANGDIDTPEKAEYVLKTTGADAIMIGRAAQGRPWIFREINHYLNTGKKLPIPEINEIQSIMNAHLLDHYEFYGEHIGLRTARKHIGWYCKGLRNSHAFRQRMNTADDCKTQLQMVNDYFDEMKSHSDRLVFLEAA, from the coding sequence ATGAAAATTGGCTCTCATACCCTTGCAAATCGACTATTTGTCGCTCCAATGGCTGGAGTTACAGACCGTCCATTTAGGCAACTTTGCAAAACTCTGGGTGCTGGGTACGCGGTTTCAGAAATGGTGGCATCAAACGCCCTGCTTTGGAAAAGCGAAAAGACGCAACGTCGTGCAAATCACCAGGGTGAATTCAAGCCGATCGCAGTTCAAATTGCTGGCGCAGATCCCGTGATGATGGCTGCCGCTGCAAAAGTAAATGTGGATCATGGTGCGCAGATTATTGATATCAATATGGGGTGCCCAGCAAAGAAAGTTTGTAATGTTGCTGCCGGTTCTGCACTCTTGCGCGATGAGCCATTAGTCAAAACCATTTTGGAAGCCGTAGTAAATGCTGTGGGCGTAGGACCAGATGCCGTACCGGTGACTTTAAAAATTCGCACGGGCTGGGATCGTGAAAATAAAAATGCGCTAGAGATCGCTCGCATTGCTGAACAATCTGGTATCTCCATGTTGACAGTTCATGGTCGTACACGCGCCGATCTTTATCACGGCGAAGCAGAGTACGACACCATTCAAGCCGTTAAAAATAGCGTCAACATTCCAGTGGTCGCCAATGGTGATATTGATACCCCCGAAAAAGCTGAATACGTTTTAAAAACCACTGGTGCCGATGCCATCATGATTGGTCGCGCTGCGCAAGGCAGACCTTGGATTTTTCGAGAAATTAATCACTATCTCAATACTGGTAAAAAATTACCTATACCTGAAATCAATGAAATCCAAAGCATCATGAATGCCCACCTTTTGGATCATTACGAATTCTATGGTGAGCATATTGGTCTGCGAACAGCTCGCAAACATATTGGCTGGTACTGCAAAGGATTGAGAAATTCTCATGCATTTCGTCAGCGCATGAA
- the pepP gene encoding Xaa-Pro aminopeptidase, with translation MNKTDIYQLRRNALAKHIFAKTGGGIAVISTAPELARNRDSDFPYRHDSDFFYLTGFEEPGATLVMKVSTNGSSHALESHLFCRPKDLEREIWDGIRLGPEAAPKVLGIEFAHSNHDLDQKLGELLADQTAIYIRLAENKEADAQLRRWMKQVRAQARSGINPPSELHDIEVLIHEMRLFKDVHELDIMRRAAAISARAHIRAMQICKPGMREYQLEAELLHEFRNSGAQSVAYNSIVAGGANSCILHYRAGSTELRSGELCLIDAGCELDSYASDITRTFPVNGKFTGPQRALYDITLAAQEAAISMTKPGNTFMQPHEAAVKVLTQGLLDEKLIKLNDVGSLENAIETGAYRRFYMHRTSHWLGMDVHDVGSYREEISKPQTEKPWRILKSGMVITIEPGLYIRPADDIDEAFWNIGIRIEDDAVINESGCELISRGVPVKADEIEALMKH, from the coding sequence ATGAATAAAACTGATATTTATCAACTTCGCAGAAACGCTTTAGCTAAACACATTTTTGCCAAAACTGGTGGCGGCATTGCCGTGATCTCAACCGCCCCAGAGCTTGCACGCAACCGGGACAGTGACTTTCCCTATCGCCATGACAGTGACTTTTTTTATTTAACTGGCTTTGAAGAACCAGGAGCAACTTTGGTAATGAAAGTTTCTACTAATGGCAGTTCACATGCGCTTGAATCTCACTTATTTTGCAGACCCAAAGATCTTGAGCGTGAAATCTGGGATGGCATTCGTTTGGGGCCTGAGGCAGCACCCAAGGTATTAGGAATAGAGTTTGCTCACAGTAACCATGATCTTGATCAGAAGCTTGGTGAGTTGCTGGCAGATCAAACTGCGATTTATATTCGATTGGCTGAAAACAAAGAAGCGGATGCACAACTAAGACGTTGGATGAAACAAGTTCGCGCACAAGCGCGTAGCGGCATTAATCCGCCATCAGAATTGCACGATATTGAAGTGCTTATTCATGAAATGCGTTTATTTAAAGATGTGCACGAGCTGGATATCATGCGTCGCGCTGCCGCTATTTCTGCGCGCGCCCACATTCGCGCCATGCAAATTTGTAAGCCTGGTATGCGGGAGTATCAATTGGAAGCTGAATTGCTTCATGAATTTCGCAACAGCGGCGCACAAAGCGTCGCTTACAACAGCATTGTTGCCGGGGGCGCCAACTCTTGCATCCTTCACTATCGTGCTGGCTCTACCGAATTACGCAGTGGTGAGCTTTGCCTAATAGATGCAGGATGTGAATTAGATAGTTACGCTTCAGATATCACTCGTACTTTCCCGGTCAACGGAAAATTCACTGGTCCGCAACGCGCTCTCTATGACATTACTCTTGCAGCCCAGGAGGCAGCGATTTCTATGACCAAGCCTGGCAACACTTTCATGCAGCCTCATGAAGCTGCTGTAAAAGTACTTACACAAGGTTTATTGGATGAAAAATTAATCAAGCTAAATGATGTCGGCTCTTTAGAAAATGCTATCGAAACGGGTGCTTACAGACGCTTTTATATGCACCGCACTTCTCATTGGCTTGGCATGGATGTGCATGATGTGGGCTCTTATAGAGAGGAAATATCCAAACCCCAAACAGAAAAACCTTGGCGCATTCTGAAGAGCGGCATGGTAATTACCATCGAGCCAGGTCTTTACATTAGACCTGCCGATGATATTGATGAAGCCTTCTGGAATATTGGCATTCGCATTGAAGATGATGCTGTGATTAACGAATCAGGCTGCGAACTCATTTCTCGCGGAGTGCCAGTTAAGGCGGATGAGATTGAAGCCCTCATGAAGCACTAG
- a CDS encoding LPS-assembly protein LptD: MSHYRRRAGFCAPLFLALTLRILMGVALLPVSLLGHAQAPAALPPVSQATQNFTLLPDRGNVTVLKLDDQLRVGKPISDGEALTFTSSDVIDGVVDRDMHLKGRAQIRRNGAAIKADEITYNPDTDIADLIGNAELSKGNTTFKGPKGQFKVDAREGFMESPSYELRDTRGNGTANKLTIENSDIFVFDRATYTTCTPENMDWYFTADNLEIDNEQKEMVGTNGVMRFFNVPIAYVPYFTAPTSGERRTGLLAPVVGYNSNNGLDITAPYYVNIAPNRDLLLLPREMNHRGFMLGASYRFLEREYSGVATGEYLPYDKQTGTNRWKYDWQQRQIFSGGVGPGGIPMPGSWSGYANMSRVSDSLYPTTFSQSIAGQVTSQFRQELGTSKQLTGALSNWVVGAKAATFQTLQPDPNNLVQAPYNVLPNITAAYNSQLSPVVSDPTGRYLALPSGPKTTFSADYTRFAYALGSNFNAPPPGAYTQADRTVVKAGLSLPQITPGYYITPTVSFQSNAYNATANPSAVALINSAQGTLSNPAAVQGFTLPTFTLDSGLSFERDAAELHGFFGRDMLLTMEPRAFYAYTPYQSQANTPIFDTADAGFGVSQIFTANTFIGNDRIADTNAATLGLTSRMIEANTGAERAIVTLAQKQQFTAQKVGLYGNIASPTTYSDTLGSASVRLLGNFSADMFGQYNTQLNRFVQTTVGASWRPTVGRSLNFGYRNVWSPPIQASAQNNQVATPAATTTDQYNISGQWPLTREVSVLGRWGYDALTTKTLNTLVGLEWTRDCWTFRGAYSQAVNTSLITTTQVLFQVEFRGFASAGSNPVDIMKLNVPGYMPTSKPIPPSIYENYQ, from the coding sequence ATGAGTCATTATCGCCGTCGCGCCGGCTTTTGCGCCCCTCTTTTTTTAGCCTTAACCCTGCGCATACTGATGGGGGTGGCATTGCTCCCAGTGTCACTTTTGGGGCATGCTCAGGCACCAGCGGCGCTACCTCCCGTTTCTCAAGCTACACAGAATTTCACGCTCTTGCCAGACCGCGGAAATGTCACAGTACTCAAGCTTGATGATCAACTGCGTGTAGGCAAACCCATCTCTGATGGTGAAGCTCTGACCTTTACATCTAGTGATGTGATTGATGGGGTAGTTGATCGAGATATGCATCTGAAAGGTCGCGCTCAAATTCGTCGTAATGGAGCAGCGATAAAGGCGGATGAGATTACCTATAACCCTGATACTGATATTGCCGACTTAATTGGTAACGCTGAACTTTCAAAAGGCAATACAACCTTCAAAGGTCCAAAAGGGCAATTTAAGGTCGATGCACGTGAAGGTTTTATGGAGTCACCTTCTTATGAGCTCAGAGATACGCGCGGAAATGGTACGGCCAATAAGTTAACGATTGAAAACTCGGACATCTTTGTATTTGATCGTGCTACGTACACCACATGTACTCCAGAAAATATGGATTGGTATTTCACGGCTGATAATCTTGAAATCGATAATGAGCAAAAGGAAATGGTTGGCACCAATGGTGTGATGCGTTTCTTTAATGTGCCAATTGCCTATGTACCTTATTTCACAGCACCAACTTCAGGCGAACGCAGGACTGGTTTGCTGGCGCCGGTTGTTGGTTATAACTCTAACAATGGTCTAGACATCACAGCGCCATACTATGTAAACATCGCTCCGAATCGTGATTTATTGTTGTTGCCACGTGAAATGAATCATCGTGGTTTTATGCTTGGCGCTTCTTACCGCTTTCTTGAGAGAGAGTATTCCGGTGTTGCTACCGGCGAATATTTGCCTTATGACAAGCAGACTGGTACGAATCGTTGGAAGTACGATTGGCAGCAACGTCAAATCTTCTCTGGCGGCGTTGGACCCGGTGGTATCCCGATGCCCGGCTCTTGGAGCGGCTATGCCAATATGTCACGTGTCTCAGATAGCTTGTATCCAACTACCTTTTCACAAAGTATTGCCGGTCAAGTTACCAGTCAATTCCGTCAAGAGCTGGGTACATCTAAGCAGTTGACTGGCGCATTAAGCAATTGGGTTGTTGGTGCTAAGGCGGCCACTTTTCAAACCTTGCAGCCTGATCCAAATAATTTAGTGCAAGCGCCTTACAACGTGTTACCAAATATCACTGCTGCCTATAACAGTCAGCTTAGCCCTGTAGTATCGGATCCAACAGGGCGGTATTTAGCATTGCCTTCAGGTCCAAAGACCACTTTCTCGGCTGATTACACCCGCTTTGCTTACGCATTGGGCAGTAACTTTAATGCCCCACCACCAGGCGCATATACACAAGCAGATCGAACTGTAGTAAAGGCTGGATTATCGCTGCCGCAAATTACGCCCGGTTATTACATTACGCCGACAGTAAGTTTTCAGTCGAATGCCTACAATGCAACCGCCAATCCAAGTGCTGTTGCGTTAATTAACTCAGCACAAGGAACCTTATCTAACCCAGCGGCAGTACAAGGCTTTACCTTGCCAACATTTACTTTAGATTCAGGATTGTCTTTCGAAAGAGATGCTGCAGAGCTTCATGGTTTCTTTGGCCGCGATATGTTATTGACAATGGAGCCAAGGGCGTTTTATGCATACACGCCATACCAAAGTCAAGCCAATACGCCTATTTTTGATACTGCTGATGCGGGTTTTGGTGTGTCGCAAATTTTTACTGCCAATACTTTTATTGGCAATGATCGTATTGCTGATACCAACGCAGCAACGCTCGGTTTAACCAGTCGCATGATTGAGGCGAATACCGGTGCAGAGCGTGCGATTGTGACCTTGGCTCAGAAGCAACAATTTACTGCGCAAAAAGTAGGTTTATATGGAAATATTGCTAGTCCTACAACATATTCAGACACCTTGGGCTCTGCGTCTGTTCGATTGCTCGGTAACTTTAGTGCGGATATGTTTGGTCAGTACAACACCCAATTAAATCGTTTTGTGCAAACAACCGTTGGTGCAAGTTGGCGCCCAACAGTTGGCAGAAGTTTGAACTTTGGCTACCGTAATGTATGGTCGCCACCAATCCAGGCATCAGCACAAAACAATCAAGTTGCAACCCCCGCGGCGACCACTACTGACCAATACAATATCTCTGGGCAATGGCCGCTGACGCGCGAGGTTTCGGTGCTGGGACGTTGGGGTTACGATGCTTTGACAACTAAAACCCTAAATACTTTAGTTGGCTTGGAATGGACTAGGGATTGCTGGACTTTCCGAGGCGCCTATTCTCAGGCAGTTAATACATCCCTTATCACAACCACCCAAGTCCTGTTCCAGGTTGAATTTAGGGGCTTTGCAAGTGCGGGAAGCAACCCTGTTGATATCATGAAGTTAAATGTACCTGGGTATATGCCGACTTCTAAGCCTATCCCTCCATCCATATATGAGAATTACCAATGA
- a CDS encoding aminoglycoside phosphotransferase family protein gives MTDSRLNTLKNWLKALQANWQLDLDTLAPASADASFRRYFRIRSQNPKFGTLIIMDAPPQHEPLDAFIQVDLLLSEAGLNVPKILEQNASEGFLLLNDLGNQTYLAALNNQTANALYQDATHALIQMQLASKPNVLPNYDEALLQRELDLLPDWYLKVHLQIELTDIQKQQLKDAFALIIENNLAQAKVYVHRDYHSRNLMVTAENNPGVIDFQDAVYGPITYDAASLWRDAYICWPEERVIDWVIKFWEQGRTAGLPMPDDFGQFYRDFEWMGLQRHLKVLGIFARLFHRDGKDGYLKDIPLVLEYAIATANRYIELKPLARILESTRTPQK, from the coding sequence ATGACTGACTCTCGCTTAAACACCCTAAAAAACTGGCTAAAAGCCCTCCAGGCTAACTGGCAATTAGATCTCGACACTTTGGCCCCGGCCTCTGCAGACGCCAGCTTTAGACGCTATTTCCGTATTCGGTCCCAAAATCCGAAATTTGGGACCTTAATCATCATGGATGCCCCACCCCAACATGAACCTCTAGATGCATTCATTCAGGTTGATTTACTACTGTCTGAAGCCGGGTTAAATGTGCCAAAAATCCTAGAACAAAATGCATCTGAAGGATTTTTGTTGTTAAACGATCTTGGCAACCAAACTTATCTCGCAGCGCTAAATAATCAAACTGCAAACGCACTTTATCAAGACGCAACGCATGCATTAATACAAATGCAACTTGCAAGCAAGCCGAACGTTTTGCCGAATTATGATGAAGCATTACTTCAGCGAGAATTAGATTTATTGCCTGATTGGTATCTCAAGGTACATCTACAAATTGAACTCACTGATATCCAAAAGCAACAACTCAAAGATGCTTTCGCATTAATCATCGAAAATAATTTGGCCCAAGCCAAGGTCTATGTACACCGCGATTACCATTCGCGCAACTTGATGGTTACAGCCGAAAATAATCCGGGCGTAATCGACTTTCAGGATGCTGTGTATGGCCCCATCACTTATGATGCTGCATCGCTTTGGCGAGATGCTTATATCTGCTGGCCTGAAGAGCGTGTTATCGATTGGGTTATTAAATTCTGGGAACAAGGTCGCACAGCGGGACTACCAATGCCAGATGACTTTGGACAGTTCTACCGAGACTTTGAATGGATGGGATTACAACGTCACCTCAAAGTACTAGGTATTTTTGCCAGACTATTCCATCGTGACGGCAAAGATGGTTATTTAAAAGATATCCCCTTGGTATTGGAGTACGCAATTGCAACTGCCAATCGCTATATCGAACTGAAACCATTGGCACGTATTTTGGAATCTACTCGAACCCCTCAGAAATAA
- a CDS encoding peptidylprolyl isomerase, which produces MKKIVYFSMFISACLFAGMVSAQDTSKISIPGDNKIRNIDGVAAVVNTGYVTRKEIDDRIATLQKQGTKLSDSTSLRKEVLERLIIEKIQLQNAEQAGIRVTNKELDKIINDLASKNKLTYTEFKSKVVATGVTFDRYKEVLRDDIIMSRYREQEIGDKIKVTDAEIDNFIAERTRALGATAPRSAPAAKGGPEEIDVAQIFVPADPSAGAGAQAEAKKRAEQILRDAKGGGDFLQLGAMAASENPKIKFQDLGYRTPDRLPQLFYEAIRNTGGGQLASGVVKSPAGYHVLKVMDRRALVAGQQPQSAEASSSTPNTPQSILITQTMARHILLRNRSGLTDQDAERRLAGYRDQVRAKTADFGELAKKYSEDGSAANGGNLGWMGPGDLVPEFEQAMNRLQIGEVSNPVKTEFGWHLIQVLERREAQLTVEKQKEFARATIRERKLQQAYQDWLREIRDTATVKILNIEDAATGTPR; this is translated from the coding sequence TTGAAAAAAATTGTTTATTTTTCTATGTTCATCAGCGCATGTTTATTTGCCGGGATGGTGAGCGCACAAGATACATCCAAGATATCTATTCCTGGTGACAACAAGATTCGCAATATTGATGGTGTTGCTGCAGTAGTTAATACTGGTTATGTCACTCGCAAAGAAATTGATGACCGTATTGCGACGCTTCAAAAGCAGGGAACTAAGCTTTCTGACTCCACTTCTTTGAGAAAAGAAGTTTTAGAGAGACTCATTATTGAAAAAATTCAATTGCAAAACGCAGAGCAAGCTGGCATCAGAGTTACCAATAAAGAGTTAGATAAGATTATTAATGACCTTGCTTCAAAAAATAAATTAACTTATACAGAATTCAAGTCAAAAGTAGTTGCTACGGGCGTAACTTTTGATCGATACAAAGAGGTGCTGCGCGATGACATCATTATGAGTCGCTATCGTGAGCAAGAAATTGGCGACAAGATTAAGGTTACAGATGCAGAGATTGATAATTTTATTGCTGAAAGAACGCGCGCTCTTGGCGCGACCGCTCCAAGATCTGCTCCTGCCGCGAAGGGCGGGCCTGAAGAAATAGATGTTGCTCAAATTTTTGTTCCTGCTGATCCTTCTGCGGGAGCGGGTGCGCAGGCAGAGGCTAAAAAAAGGGCCGAGCAAATTTTGCGTGATGCCAAGGGTGGCGGAGACTTTTTGCAGTTAGGGGCTATGGCTGCAAGTGAAAATCCTAAAATTAAATTTCAAGATTTAGGTTATCGAACACCCGACAGGCTTCCGCAGCTATTTTATGAAGCCATCAGAAATACTGGTGGTGGACAACTTGCAAGTGGGGTTGTCAAAAGTCCAGCTGGCTATCACGTTCTTAAAGTAATGGATCGCCGAGCGCTAGTTGCAGGTCAGCAGCCTCAATCAGCGGAAGCTTCATCCTCTACCCCGAATACGCCTCAAAGTATCCTCATTACGCAAACCATGGCGCGTCATATTTTGTTACGCAATCGCTCTGGTCTTACTGACCAGGATGCGGAGAGGCGACTTGCTGGCTATCGTGATCAGGTAAGGGCCAAGACTGCTGATTTTGGCGAGTTGGCGAAGAAGTACTCTGAGGATGGCTCCGCAGCAAATGGTGGCAATCTCGGCTGGATGGGGCCAGGGGATTTAGTCCCTGAATTTGAGCAAGCAATGAATCGTTTACAAATTGGTGAAGTGAGTAATCCAGTTAAGACTGAATTTGGTTGGCATTTAATTCAGGTTTTGGAAAGACGAGAGGCTCAGCTGACTGTTGAGAAGCAAAAGGAATTTGCCCGCGCAACCATTCGAGAAAGAAAGTTGCAACAAGCCTATCAGGATTGGTTGCGCGAGATACGAGATACCGCGACTGTGAAAATCTTGAATATTGAAGATGCAGCAACTGGCACCCCTCGTTAA